One region of Quercus lobata isolate SW786 chromosome 2, ValleyOak3.0 Primary Assembly, whole genome shotgun sequence genomic DNA includes:
- the LOC115977862 gene encoding polyadenylate-binding protein 3-like has protein sequence MIGNPSLYVGDLDATVDETQLYDLFSQVSQVVSIRVCRDQNRRSSLGYAYVNYANAQEAAHAMGILNFTPINGKPIRIMYSHRDPSIRKSGYANVFIKNLDTSIDNKALNETFAAFGTVLSCKVAVDSNGQSRGYGFVQFENEESAQNAITRLNGMLINDKKVYVGLFVRRQERNQQNGSPKFTNVYVKNLAEATTDEDLKKLFGTYGTITSAVVMRDANGKSRCFGFVNFQSPDDAAVAVEKLNGSSTSDDKVLYVGRAQRKAEREAELKAKFQQERISRYEKLQGANLYLKNLDDNINDDKLKELFSEFGTITSCKVMLDPQGHSKGSGFVAFSTPEEATKALNEMSGKMIGRKPLFVAVAQRKEDRKAQLQARFAQIRTPGGMAPLPSGYHPGAPRFASQQLYFGQGTPGLMPPQPAGYGFQQQLLPGMRPGVAPNYIMPYHLQRQGQSGHRMGVQRGGNFQQVPQQQQLLHRNSNQGFRYMGNSRNGVDASGVPQGVVGPVMPLPFDGSAMPAAPVDIQRPGPVHISTLSSALASASPENQRVMLGEHLYPHVENLEPHNASKVTGMLLEMDQSEVIHLLESPDALKQKVGEAMEVLRKAAATESGVSDQLGSLALGTE, from the exons ATGATTGGGAACCCATCGCTGTACGTGGGGGATCTGGATGCGACGGTGGACGAGACACAACTGTACGACCTGTTTAGCCAGGTGTCTCAGGTGGTCTCCATCAGGGTTTGCAGGGATCAGAACCGCAGGTCCTCTCTTGGCTACGCTTATGTCAATTACGCCAACGCTCAGGAAG CTGCTCATGCTATGGGGATCTTGAATTTTACTCCTATCAATGGGAAACCTATCAGGATTATGTATTCTCATCGAGATCCTAGTATTCGGAAAAGCGGATATGCTAATGTTTTTATTAAGAACCTTGACACATCAATAGATAACAAGGCATTGAATGAAACTTTTGCTGCCTTTGGGACTGTACTTTCTTGCAAGGTGGCCGTCGATAGCAATGGTCAGTCTAGAGGCTATGGGTTTGTACAGTTTGAAAATGAGGAATCAGCACAAAATGCAATTACGCGATTGAATGGTATGCTGATAAATGATAAAAAGGTCTATGTTGGACTTTTTGTTCGACGTCAAGAGAGGAATCAACAAAATGGCTCACCGAAGTTTACTAATGTTTATGTGAAAAATTTGGCTGAAGCAACTACTGATGAGGACCTTAAGAAACTTTTTGGCACCTATGGTACAATCACAAGTGCAGTAGTTATGAGAGATGCAAATGGGAAGTCCAGatgttttggttttgtaaaCTTCCAGAGCCCAGACGATGCTGCTGTTGCAGTTGAGAAGTTGAATGGGTCCTCTACCAGTGATGACAAGGTTTTATATGTGGGGAGGGCTCAAAGGAAAGCAGAAAGGGAGGCCGAGTTGAAGGCCAAATTTCAGCAGGAAAGAATTAGCAGATATGAAAAATTGCAAGGTGCTAATTTATATCTAAAAAATCTTGATGACAACATTAATGATGATAAGCTGAAGGAGTTATTCTCTGAGTTTGGAACAATAACTTCATGCAAG gTAATGCTTGATCCACAAGGTCACAGCAAGGGATCTGGTTTTGTGGCCTTTTCTACTCCAGAGGAAGCTACTAAAGCT TTGAATGAGATGAGTGGAAAGATGATTGGACGGAAACCTCTTTTTGTTGCTGTGGCCCAGCGCAAAGAAGATAGGAAGGCTCAGCTTCAG GCTCGTTTTGCTCAAATACGAACACCTGGTGGGATGGCACCTTTGCCTTCAGGATATCATCCTGGGGCACCCAGATTTGCCTCACAACAGTTGTATTTTGGTCAAGGTACTCCTGGCCTGATGCCCCCTCAGCCTGCGGGTTACGGCTTCCAGCAGCAACTCTTGCCTGGCATGCGCCCAGGTGTTGCTCCAAACTATATCATGCCATACCATCTTCAGAGGCAAGGACAGTCAGGGCATCGAATGGGCGTGCAGCGAGGAGGAAACTTTCAACAGGTTCCACAGCAGCAGCAG TTACTGCATCGTAACTCCAACCAAGGCTTTAGATATATGGGAAATTCTCGAAATGGCGTTGATGCATCTGGGGttcctcaaggtgtagtagGTCCAGTGATGCCATTGCCTTTTGATGGTTCAGCGATGCCAGCAGCTCCTGTTGATATCCAGAGACCTGGGCCAGTGCATATCTCAACACTTTCATCAGCTTTAGCTTCTGCTAGCCCAGAGAATCAGCGCGTG ATGCTGGGTGAACACCTATATCCCCATGTGGAGAATCTTGAACCCCACAATGCATCAAAGGTGACTGGGATGTTGCTGGAGATGGATCAATCAGAGGTAATCCATCTCCTTGAGTCTCCAGATGCCCTGAAGCAGAAGGTGGGCGAGGCAATGGAAGTGCTACGGAAAGCTGCTGCAACAGAATCCGGTGTTAGTGATCAGCTTGGCTCGTTGGCACTTGGCACTGAATGA
- the LOC115978208 gene encoding uncharacterized protein LOC115978208 yields the protein MQSVCKVFAQGFVAKDLRGFVQSFNMSRAITQPSPLPLPQFQEEEEEEDIVHDDRVHNNKRRISDWSQFLDPVDVEEQQVEEESDFEPKIVTELPEDLFKKQKLNANADLLYKPVFSNRNSTAKNVISPNKDPRRYQPFAKGSSQRNDRMKQDDEGQEPRRKPQLPFPTTKAKGVSKWNDYIAQDDNDNLQLGSGRNFEHQLHYHTLEFETINNDQRVEDDVHPDFL from the exons ATGCAGTCTGTTTGCAAAGTGTTCGCGCAGGGATTCGTCGCCAAGGACCTCCGTGGCTTCGTCCAGTCCTTCAACATGTCCCGCGCCATTACTCAACCATCCCCACTTCCTCTTCCACAAttccaagaagaagaagaagaagaagatattgtCCACGACGATCGCGTTCACAATAACAAGAGACGAATCAGCGATTGGAGTCAATTCCTTGATCCTGTGGATGTAGAAGAGCAGCAGGTTGAGGAAGAAAGTGATTTTGAGCCTAAGATTGTGACGGAGTTGCCAGAGGATTTGTTCAAGAAACAAAAACTCAATGCCAATGCAGACCTTCTCTACAAGCCGGTTTTCTCCAACAGAAATTCCACCGCCAAAAATGTCATCTCCCCAA ACAAGGACCCAAGGAGGTATCAGCCTTTCGCCAAGGGCTCTTCACAAAGGAATGACCGCATGAAACAGGATGATGAAGGCCAGGAGCCAAGAAGGAAACCTCAGCTTCCATTTCCAACTACCAAAGCCAAAGGGGTTTCCAAATGGAACGACTACATTGCGCAAGATGATAATGATAACTTGCAACTTGGAAGTGGCAGGAATTTTGAACACCAGCTGCATTACCATACCTTGGAGTTCGAGACCATAAACAATGATCAAAGGGTTGAAGATGATGTCCACCCTGATTTCTTGTGA